A genomic region of Manihot esculenta cultivar AM560-2 chromosome 15, M.esculenta_v8, whole genome shotgun sequence contains the following coding sequences:
- the LOC122721889 gene encoding uncharacterized protein LOC122721889 translates to MFADVLGPEKNGYVHAYGLGKNITEYFGARPTKIELLKQLDTSRREANERVQQIQKEASEQVNDVKKQMDEKLAEMNRIWEHKFKMLLEKNNNIASPMEDSQDDEIGG, encoded by the exons ATGTTTGCTGATGTACTTGGGCCAGAAAAAAATGGTTATGTACATGCTTATGGTCTTGGAAAAAATATCACGGAATATTTTGGTGCTAGACCTACAAAGATAGAACTACTTAAACAACTTGATACTTCAAGAAGAGAAGCAAACGAGCGTGTCCAACAAATTCAAAAAGAAGCAAGTGAACAAGTAAATGATGTTAAGAAGCAAATGGATGAGAAACTTGCAGAGATGAATAGAATATGGGAGCATAAATTCAAGATGCTTTTGGAGAAAAACAATAATATTGCATCA cCTATGGAGGATTCCCAAGATGATGAAATTGGAGGATGA